From the Kitasatospora atroaurantiaca genome, the window CCCGGCCCGCCCGTAGCGGCGGCCGGGCCAGTTGCACTCCGGAAAGGGGTCCGTCGTGCTCCTCGACACCTTTGGCCGACAGGCCGTCGACCTGCGGGTCTCCCTCACCGACCGGTGCAACCTGCGCTGCACCTACTGCATGCCCGAAGAGGGCCTGCAGTGGCTGGCCAAGCCCGACCTGCTGACCGACGAGGAGATCGTCCGGCTGGTCACCGTCGCGGTCCGCGACCTGGGCGTCCGGGAGGTCCGTTTCACCGGCGGCGAGCCGCTGCTGCGCCCCGGACTGGTCGGCATCGTCGCCGCCTGCGCCGAGCTGGAGCCCCGCCCCGAGCTCTCCCTGACCACCAACGGCATCGGCCTGGCCCGTACCGCCACCGCCCTCCGGCAGGCCGGCCTGGACCGGGTCAACGTCTCGCTCGACACCCTGGACGCCGACACCTTCTTCACCCTGACCCGCCGCAAGCGCCACCAGGACGTCCTGGACGGCCTGGCCGCCGCCGAGGCCGCCGGCCTCACCCCGGTCAAGCTCAACGCCGTCCTGATGCGCGGCGTCAACGACCACGAGGCCGCCGACCTGCTCGACTGGTGCCTGCAGCACGGGTACGAGCTGCGCTTCATCGAGCAGATGCCGCTGGACGCCCAGCACGGCTGGGACCGCTCCTCGATGGTCACCGCCGAGGAGATCCTGGGCCGCCTGCAGGATCGTTTCTCCCTCACCCCGGAGCCGTCCAGCGTCCGTGGCGCGGCCCCTGCCGAGCGCTGGCTGGTCGAGGGCGGTCCGGCGAGCGTGGGTGTGATCGCCTCGGTGACCCGGCCGTTCTGCCGGGCCTGCGACCGTACCCGGCTCACCGCCGACGGCCAGGTCCGCAACTGCCTCTTCGCCACCGGCGAGACCGACCTTCGGACCGCCCTGAGGTCCGGCGGCAGCGACGCCGAGATCGGCGAGCTGTGGCGGGCCGCGATGTGGGGCAAGAAGGCGGGCGCGGGGATCGACAACCCGGACTTCCTCCAGCCCGAGCGCCCGATGTCCGCCATCGGCGGCTGATGGGGTTCGGCGGAGTTGGACGGGGTTTGACGGGGGCTCAGCCCTGCCAGTCGGCGAAGGCCACGACCTCCTTCAGGAAGCCCCGGACGCCCAGGAACTGGGACAGGTGCTCGCGGTGCTCCTCGCAGGCGAGCCAGGTCTTCCTGCGGTCCGGCGTGTGCAGCTTGGGGTTGTTCCACACCAGCACCCACTCGGCGGGCTTGCGGCAGCCCTTTCCGGAGCAGACCGGCGGGCCCTCGGGGCCTTCCGGGCCACCGAAGAGGCCGAGGGTGGGGGAGTCCATGGTGGGCCGTCCTGAGCGCTTGGGCGGGAGTGTGCACCGCCAGTCTCGCACTCCCGACGGGCCGGCCGGGACGGGCGCCTGGATGCGGGCATGACGACGCCGGGCAGCCACGGGGGGAGCCGCCCGGCGTCGGTCTGTCGCTCCGACGGGGGATGCGGAGCGCGTACGCAGTATGTCACGGCCGGACCCCCGAATGGCTAGCTCTTTCATGATTAATCTGAGCTTGCTCTGAGCTTTCTACCGGTCAAATGACAGCAGAGAATGCCAAACCGGACAGCTTTTCCTGAGGCTTTGTCACTCCTCGGCCGGGGCTCCACCCCCGCCGGTGCCGCCCGGCCCGAGCATCAGCGGCGTCTGCGCGGGCACCGCGAAGGTGCTCGGCAGACCGGGCGCCTTCTCCCGCCCGGCGTTGGCGAGCAGGACGGCGAAGTACGGCAGCAGGACCCCGCCGACGAGGGCCACGTACGCCACGTAGCGCTGGATGTCCCACATGACGACGGCGAGGACCACGCACGCCGTACGGACCAGCATCGAGATCACGTAGCGCCGCTGGCGCCCCCGGACATCCTCCGAGAGGCTGCTGCGTGCTCCGGTGATCCGGAACACCTGCCCGCTCTTGCCCATGTTCTACCGCCCTCGTCAGCACCCGTACCCTCGCCGGACACGGCCATCTCACGGTACGCCGCACAGGGCCGACGGAGGAGAGCGGGGGAGCCGAATCGCCCGCGAGTGGGCCTAGGAGGCCTGCAGGGTCAGATATTCCGGCGCGACGGTGTCGGTCAGCCACACGCCGTTGGCGCTGACCCGGAAGACATGGCCGGCCGCCGACATCGCGGCGGCGTCGACCACCAGGACGACCGGCCGGCCGTGCCGGGAGCCGACCCGCACGGCGGTCTCGGTGTCCGCGGAGAGATGGACGTCCTGCCGGGACATCGGCCGCAGGCCCTCCTGGAGGATCGCGTCCAGCGCCCGCCCCGTGGTGCCGTGGTACAGCACCGGCGGCGGCTCGGTGGCGGCCAGCCCGAGGTCGACCGCCACCGAGTGGCCCTGGCTCGCCCGGATGGAGAGCCCGTCCTCGGAGTAGGCGAAGCGGCGCTTGTTGTTCGTCTCCACGACGTGGTCCAGCTCGGCCCGGCTCAGCCGGGTGCCGCGCCGGGCAAGGGCCGCGAGCAGGGTGTCGACCCGTACCCAGCCGGCCTCGTCGAGGGTGATGCCGGCCGAGCCGGGGTCGTGCCGCAGGATGCGGGAGAGGGTCTTGGAGGTCTTGACGGTACGTTTCTCGTCCACGGCTCCATGCTCCCAACCGGGCCCCGCCGGCAGCCACCGATTTGCGTGCGGGAAACCACATTGGGCCTTCGGTCGGTGGCCCGGCCGAAGGCCCGATGTGGCTGTACCAATCAGGTCAGGAGGCTTGGCTGACCGAGCTCATGTTGAAGTCCGCCACCCGGACCGGAGGCATCGCGGTACGGGTGAACCAGTCGCCCCACTCGCGCGGCAGGCACTGCTCGGTGCGGCCGACCTCGGTGATCCGGCCCAGCAGGTCCACCGGGGACTCGTTGAACCGGAAGTTGTTCACCGCACCGACCACCTCGCCGTTCTCCACCAGGTAGACGCCGTCCCGGGTGAGCCCGGTGAGCAGCAGCGTCGCCGGGTCGACCTCGCGGATGTACCAGAGGCAGGTGAGCAGCAGCCCGCGCTCGGTGCGGGCGATCATCTCGTCCAGCGTCGGGGCGGCGGCCTGGTCGGCTGTCTCCAGCACCAGGTTGTCCACCGGCGGGGTGAGCGGGAGGCCGGTCAGGCCCGCCGAGTGACGGGTGGTGAGCAGGTTGGCCAGCTCGCCGTCGCGGATCCAGTCGGTGGCGGTGAGCGGCAGTCCGTTGTCGAAGACCGAGCTGTCCTCGCCGGAGGAGTGCGTGAGCACGAAGGGCGCGGCCTGCAGGCCCGCCTCGGCCGGGTCGGAGCGCAGGGTCAGCGGCAGTGGGCTGAGCTTCTCGCCGACCCTGGTCCCTCCGCCCGGCTTGCTGAAGACCGTCTTGCCCTCGGCGGCGTCCCGGCCGCCTGAGGACCAGCTGAGGTAGATCAGCAGGTCGGCGACGGCGGTGGGCGGCAGCAGCGTCTCGTACCGGCCGGCGGGCAGGTCGATCCGCTTCTGTCCCCAGGCCAGGCGCTGGGTCAGCTGGGTGTGCAGGGCGGCGACGTCCACGTCCTGGAAGTCCCGGGTGGCGGCGCCCGCCCAGGCCGAGCCGGAGAGGTCGGCGGTCTTGGCGTTGATCTCGACCGAGCCGGTCGGCTGGTCGTGGCGCAGCCGCAGACCGGTGGAGGTGCCGAGGTAACTGCTCGTCACCTCGTGCCGGGCGAAGCCGTACAGCAGCTGGCCGGCCGCGCGGGCCCGGGCGAAGGCCTCGCCGAGGGCCGGGGCGAACTCGGCGAAGACCTCGATCGAGGTCTCGGAGGGAGCCGAGGTGAAGTCGGGGGACGAGGGCCGGGCCTCGACCAGCGGCTGGGCGTCCTCCGCGGGCTCGGCGCCGCGCGCGGCCTCCTCGGCGGCGCGGACCAGGCTCTCCACCTCGTCCAGGGTGACGGCCTCGCGGGCGACCACGCCGGAGGCGGTGCCCTGGGCGCCGTCGACGGTGGCGATCACGGTGAGCCGGCGGCCCCGGGTGACGCCGTTGGTGGTGAGCGCGTTGCCGGCCCAGCGCAGGTTGGCCGTCGACTCCTCGTCGGCGATCACCACGCAGCCGTCGGCGCGGGAGAGTTCGAGGGCGCGCTCGACCAGCTCGTGGGGCTGAATCACGTTCGGATGAATCGCAGTCATCAGTGACCGGCCTCCTGCTGCGTGTTGAGGACGTTGACGTTGCGGAACAGCGCGGACGGGCAGCCGTGGCTGACCGCCGCGACCTGGCCCGGCTGGGCCTTGCCGCAGTTGAACGCACCGCCGAGCACGTACGTCTGCGGGCCGCCGACGGCGCTCATCGAGCCCCAGAAGTCGGTGGTGGTGGCCTGGTAGGCGAAGTCCTTGACCTGCCCGGCCAGGCGGCCGTTCCTGATCGCGTAGGCGCGCTGGCCCGTGAACTGGAAGTTGTAGCGCTGCATGTCGATCGACCAGGAGCGGTCCCCGACGATGTACAGGCCCTTCTCCACGCCCTCGAACAGGCCCTCGGTGTCCGGGCCGCCGGCCACCGGCTGGAGCGAGACGTTGGCCATCCGCTGCACCGGGACGTGGGCGGGGGAGTCGGCGAAGGCGCAGCCGTTGGAGCGGCCGAAGCCCTTCTGCTTCGCCATCGCGCGGTCCAGCTGGTAGCCGACCAGGACACCGTCCTTGACGAGGTCCCAGGACTGGGTGGCCACGCCCTCGTCGTCGTACCCGATGGTGGAGAGGCCGTGCTCGGCGGTGCGGTCGCCGGTGACGTGCATCAGCTCGGAGCCGTACCTGAGCGAGCCCAGCTTGTCGAAGGTGGCGAAGGAGGTGCCCGCGTAGGCGGCCTCGTAGCCGAGCGCGCGGTCCAGCTCGGTGGCGTGGCCGATCGACTCGTGGATCGTGAGCCAGAGGTTGGACGGGTCGATGACCAGGTCGTACCGGCCCGCCTCGACGCTCGGGGCCTTCATCTTCTCGGCCAGCAGCTCGGGGAGCTCGGCGAGTTCGGCGTCCCAGTTCCAGCCGGTCCCGAGCAGGTACTCCCAGCCGCGGCCGACCGGCGGGGCGATGGTGCGCATCGAGTCGAAGGCGCCCGTCCGCTCGTCGACCGAGGTGGCTTCCAGGTGCGGGTGCAGCCGGACGCGCTGCTGGGTGGTGACGGTGCCGGAGGTGTCGGCGTAGAACTTGTTCTCCTGCACCGTCAGCAGGTTGGCCGACACGTGTGACACACCGTCGGCGGCCAGCAGGCGGTTGCTCCAGTCGGCGAGCAGCGCGGTCTTCTCGGCGTCCGGTACGTCGAAGGGGTTGACCTCGTACGAGGAGACCCAGGTCGCGTCGGCGTGGACCGGCTCCTCGGCCAGTTCGACCACGTCCGCCGAGCCGGCCGCCCGGCTGATCCCGCCGGAGAGCCGGGCCACCGCCACCGCCTGCTCGGCGACCCGGGCCGCCGCGTCGGCGGTCAGGTCCACCCCGGCCGCGAAGCCCCAGGCGCCGTCCAGCAGCACCCGGACGGCGAAGCCCAGCTGCACGCTGTCGGAGGAGCCGGACGGGCGGCCGTCGCGCAGCCGCCAGGAGGCGCTGCGGACGCGCTCCAGCCGGAAGTCCGCGTGGGCGGCGCCGAGCTGCTTCGCCCGGCCGAGTGCGGCCTCGGCGAGGGCGTGCAGCGGGTACGCGAGGAACTGCGGATCGACGGCGCGGCCGCGGGGTGTGCCAGCGCTGGATGTCGGCGGCATCGGGCTCCCTGGATCGAGGGTTGCAAGAGCGAGGCGGCCACCTGCACAGAGGTGCCCGCATCGCATCATTGCCTGCCGACTGCCTTTCGGCCAGCAATTAACTCCCGGCCGAGCGTTGCCGGCCGGTCCGGCCCCGACGGTGGGTCAGGCCACGTCCTCCCACCAGCCGTCCAGCTCCGGCGGGTTGTCCACGTCCACGCGCTGGCCCGGGCGCGGCACGGCCAGTGGCACGGCCTGCGCCTTGGCCTCGGCCAGCAGCCGCTCGATCGGCTCGGCCCACGGGTGCAGGGCCAGGTTGAAGGTGCACCAGTGGACGGGCACCAGCAGCTCGGCCCGCAGGTCGAGGTGGGCGCGGACGGCGTCCTCGGGGGTCATGTGGATGTCGGCCCAGGCCTCGTTGTAGGCACCGATCTGGACCAGCGCGGCGTCGAACGGGCCGTGCTTCTCGCCGATCGCGGCGTAGCCCTCGAAGTAGCCCGAGTCGCCGGTGTAGTAGATCTTCCGGTTCGGCCCGGCGATCACCCAGGAGCCCCAGAGCGTGGTGTTGCGGGTGGTCGAGCGGCCGGAGAAGTGGTGCGCGGAGGTCAGCGTCAGGGTCAGCTCGCCGAGGGTGCAGGTCTCGTCCCAGTCGAGCTCGATGATCCGGTGCTCGGGGACGCCCCAGCGGCTCAGGTGGCCGCCGATGCCCAGCGGCACCGCGAACGGCGCGGACTGGGTGGTCACCAGCCGCTTCACGGTGGCCATGTCCAGGTGGTCGTAGTGGTCGTGCGAGATCAGCACCACGTCGACCTGCGGCAGCTCCTCCAGCTCGACCGGAGCCGGGTGCAGCCGCTTCGGGCCGACGTGCGCCACGGGGGAGCAGCGGTCGCTCCAGATCGGGTCGATCAGCACCCGGCTGCCCTCGATCTCGACCAGCGCCGAGGCGTGCCCGTACCAGACGATCTCGATGCCCTCGGCGGCCGGCCGCTGCGGGCCGCCCTCGGGCCGGACCACCGGCACCGGCCGGACGGGCGTACGGCCCTCGCGCTCGAAGAGCATCTTCCGGACGGTCGACCGGTCCACCTGCGGCGGGTTCTGCGGCTCCTGGGCCAGGGCGGACGGGGCGTTGTGGAAGACGCCGTCGCGGTACTGCGGGGAGTTGCGGATACGCGGGTCGGTCCCGTCCGGCCGCCGGCCGAAGGCGGCGGGGAGGTCGCGCAGCGACCAGGCGACGGTGCCGGCCGCCGCGGCCAGGGCGGTCAGTGCCAGCAGTCTCTTCGGGCTGCCGGTGCTCTGGTGTGCCTCGCTCATCCGCCTCTTCGCTTTCGTCGTGACCGGGGGTGGGGCGTGGGTCGCCCAGGGCGACCACCCGGACGGTCCGGGAGCCGACAGGGCAACGGGCCTGACGTGGCTGGTTGTTCCCGATCCGGGCCACCGTTCGGCGGGCACCCGTCGGAAGCCCGGATTGTCGGGATGCGACAGTTCGCGCCGGACGGACCTGTGGGAGGTCGATGCGCTCAAGTCTCACTCAGCCCGATAGCGTCACACTGCGTACGCGCGCATCGCGTATGGATGCGGCCGAACGGCACACCACGTGCCGCCCTCGCGGCCGCCGGTCAATCACGGAGAGAGGTGGATCGTTGAGCCGCTCGGTTCTCGTCACCGGAGGTAACCGGGGCATCGGCCTCGCGATCGCCCTGGCCTTCGCCGAGGCGGGGGACAAGGTAGCCATCACCAGCCGTTTGGGGGAGGTCCCCGCCGAGCTGGCGAAGTACGAGGTGACCGCCGTCCGCTGCGACATCAACGACTCCGAGCAGGTCGACGCGGCCTTCACCGAGATCGAGGCCAAGCAGGGCGCGGTCGAGGTGCTGGTCTGCAACGCCGGCATCACCAAGGACACCCTGCTGCTGCGCATGTCGGAGCAGGACTTCACCTCCGTCGTGGACACCAACCTCACCGGCACCTTCCGGGTGGTCAAGCGGGCGTCCGCCAAGATGCTGCGGGCCCGCAAGGGCCGGATCGTGCTCATCTCCTCGGTCGTCGGCCTGCTGGGCTCGCCCGGGCAGGCGAACTACGCGGCGTCCAAGGCCGGCCTGGTCGGCTTCGCCCGCTCGCTGGCCCGTGAGCTCGGCTCGCGCAACATCACCGTCAACGTGGTCGCCCCCGGCTTCGTCGACACCGACATGACGGCGGTGCTCACCGAGGAGCGCCGCAAGGAGATCGTCGCCGGCGTGCCGCTCGGCCGCTACGCCGCACCCGCCGAGATCGCCTCGGCCGTTCGCTTCCTCTCCTCGGACGAGGCCGCATACATCACCGGAGCCGTCATTCCCGTCGACGGCGGATTGGGCATGGGTCACTGAACATGAGTGGAATCCTCGAGGGCAAGCGGATCCTGATCACCGGTGTGCTGATGGAGTCCTCCATCGCCTTCCACACCGCGAAGCTGGCCCAGGAGCAGGGCGCGGAGATCATCCTCACCGCCTTCCCGCGCCCCAGCCTGACCGAGCGCATCGCCAAGAAGCTCCCCAAGCCGGTGAAGGTGCTGGAGCTGGACGTGTCCAGCGAGGAGCAGCTGGCGGGCATCGCGGACCAGGTGCGCGAGCACCTGCCGACCCTGGACGGCATCGTCCACTCCATCGGCTTCGCGCCGCAGGACGCCCTGGGCGGCAACTTCCTGAACACCCCGTGGGAGTCCGTGGCCACCGCCATGCAGGTCTCCGCGTTCTCGCTGAAGTCGCTGACCATGGCGCTGCTCCCGCTGATGCAGGACGGCGGCTCGGTGGTCGGCCTGACCTTCGACGCGCAGTTCGCCTGGCCGAAGTACGACTGGATGGGCCCGGCCAAGGCCGCGCTGGAGGCCACCTCCCGCTACCTGGCCCGTGACCTGGGCGAGCGGAACATCCGCTGCAACCTGATCTCGGCCGGTCCGATCGGCTCGATGGCCGCGAAGTCCATCCCGGGCTTCGGCGACCTGGCGGCCACCTGGGACGCCCGTTCCCCGCTGAAGTGGGACCTCTCCGACCCGGAGCCGGCCGGCCGTGGCGTGGTCGCGCTGCTCTCCGACTGGTTCCCGAAGACCACCGGCGAGATCATCCACGTCGACGGCGGCCTCCACGCCATCGGCGCCTGACGCAACCGGCCGGCCGACGGGTTTACCCAGCGCAATCGGCCGGCCGGACAGGGGCGCGGGGAACTGCGCGATTCGGAAGAAGCTGACCCGAGCTGTCTCCCGTCTCGCGCAGTTCCTCGCGCCCCTTTGGGTTTGCCCGACGCAGTCGGCCGGCCCCTGGGTTCACCCGACGCAATCGGCCGGCCAGCCAGGGGCGCGGGGAACTGCGCGATTCGGAAGAAGCTGACCCGAGCTGTCTCCCGTCTCGCGCAGTTCCTCGCGCCCCTTTGGTGTTGCCCCGACCCGTAAAAATCGCTCAGCACGCGCCGATCGCGCGCCCCGCCTCCACCGAGGCCCGCGCCGCGTCCCCCGCCCGGACCGCGTCCAGGATGCCGTCGTGCCCCACGTACCGCTCGGCGATCAGCTCGGAGCCGACGTCGTGCCGCAGGTGCGCCCGCAGCACCTCCCCCAGGTCCGCGTACACCGCCGCGATGACGTCGTTGTGCGCCGCCGCCACCACGGCCTGGTGGAACGCCGCGTCCGCTTGGACGAAGTCCTCCGGGTCGCCCGCGGACCAGGCCGCCTCCCGCCTGGCCAGCGCGGTCGCCAGCAGCTCGAGGTCCCGCTCGGTCCGCCGGGTCGCGGCGAGGCCGGCGGCCGAGGTCTCCAGCATCGACCGCAGCTCGGCGACCTGCTCCTGGTCGGCGTCCGCGAAGCGGCGGTGCATCACCCCGGCCAGCTCGCTGGTGGCCAGGACGTACGTGCCCGAGCCCTGGCGGATGTCCAGCAGGCCGTTGTGCGCGAGCGCCCGGACGGCCTCGCGCACGGTGTTGCGGGCCACCCCGAGCTGTTCGACGAGCTCCGACTCGGTGGGGATCCGCGAGCCGACCGGCCATTCGCCCGAGGTGATCTGGGCCCGCAGCTGTGCGATCACCTGATCGGACAGCGGGGTGCGCCTGGTGGTCGACAGCGCCATGGGACTCCCTACTCCTGAGTTGACGGGCTACAGAATACCGGGGTGCCAATATTCATCCCATCATTCTATGATGGCCGCTATGTCCACCGCAGCAGACACCGCCACCCACCGCACCGAGGCCCGACCGGCAGCCCCACAGCCCGCCGCCAACCGCGGCAAGTACCTGGCCTGGCTGCTCGCCGTCGCCATCGCGGCCGCGGCCTTCAACCTCCGCCCGGTGGTCACCAGCCTCGGCCCGATGCTCGACCAGGTCCGCGCCGACCTCGGGATGAGCGCCACCGTCGCCGGGCTGCTCACCGCCGTGCCCTCGCTCTGCTTCGCGGTCTTCGGCCTCGCCGCCCCGGCCCTGGCCCGGAGGGTCGGCCCGATCGCGGTGGTCACGGCCGGCCTCGGCGCCATCACCCTCGGCGTGCTGGCCCGCTCCTTCGCGGGCGGCACCGCGGTCTTCCTGCTGCTGACCGCTGTCGCGCTGGCCGGTGTCGCGGTGTCCAACGTACTGATCCCGGTGGTGATCAAGCGCTACTTCCCCGACCGGGTCGGCCCGATGATCGGCCTCTACTCGATGGCGCTGTCCGCCGGCACCGCGCTCGCCGCGGCCGCCACCGTCCCGCTGACCACCGCGCTCGGCGGCAGCTGGCGCGAGGGTCTGGGCGTCTGGGGTCTGCTGGCGGCGGCCACCCTGGTGCTCTGGCTGGTGACGCTGTTCCTGCGCCGCGAGCGCTCCGAGGGCTCCGTGGCCCGGGCCACCGCCAAGCTGCCGATCCTGCGCAGCCGTACCGCCTGGGCACTGGCCGTCTTCCTGGGCCTGCAGGCGACCAGCGCGTACGCCACGATGGGCTGGCTGCCCAAGATCTACCAGGACGCCGGCGTCTCGGCCGGTGCCTCCGGCGTGCTCCTGGCGCTGGTGATGGCGATCAGCGTCCCGGTCTCCTTCATCCTGCCCAACCTGGCCGCCCGCCGTGGTGACCAGCGGATCTTCGTGGTCGTGCTGGGCCTGTGCGGCATCGCCGGCTACACCGGCCTGGCGCTCGCCGCGGGCACCGCCTCCTGGCTGTGGGCCTGCCTGGTGGGCCTGTCGATGTGCGCCTTCCCGCTCGCCCTGACCATGATCGGCCTGCGGGCCCGGACGCCGGGCGGGGTGGCCCAGCTCTCGGCCTTCGCCCAGAGCCTCGGCTACCTGATCTCCATCCCCGGCCCGATCCTGATCGGCAGCCTCTACCAGTCCACCGGCGGCTGGTACCTGCCGCTCGGCTTCCTGGCCCTGCTGCTCGTCCCGCAGATGGTCTTCGGCCTGCGCGCGGCGCTGTCCCGGCACATCGAGGACGAGGTCGTTCAAGCCCAGGTCAAGGCGTAGACCCCGGTTTCTGTCCGGCATCTCAGGGATGCGAGACTCGGCCTCATGCCAGTACTCGAACCCAATCCCCCGGACGGCCAGAAGAAGCTGCTGCAGCTGATGGGCGTGATCGCCGGCATCGTGATCCTGGTGGCCGTGGTCGCGGTCATCGCCAGGAACATGGGCTGACGGAGCGCCGGGCAGGGTCCACCCGGGCGGCCTGCACTCCTGCGGGCGACGGCGACCCGGAGCACCGCGCCCGACGGCCGGTTTTCTGGAAAGCTCTTGGATATGAGCGCCGACACTCCTCGAAGGATCATCGTTCTCCGCCACGCCAAGGCCGACTGGCCGAACCACGTGGACGACCACGAGCGGCCGCTGGCCGACCGCGGGCGGCACCAGGCGCCCGACGCCGGCCGCTGGCTCGCCGACTCCGGCATCCATCCCGACTACGTGCTCTGCTCCACCTCGCAGCGGACCAGGGAGACCTGGAAGCTCGCCGCGCACGAGCTGCCCAAGCGGGCCCGGAAGACGGTCTACGAGGGCCGGGTCTACGACGCCAGCCCCGGCGAGATCATCACGGTGCTGCAGGAGACCCCGGACGAGTACACCGACCTCCTGCTGGTCGGCCACAACCCGGGCGTCCTGGGCCTGACCCAGGTGCTGGCCGGTGACGAGGG encodes:
- the moaA gene encoding GTP 3',8-cyclase MoaA, which produces MLLDTFGRQAVDLRVSLTDRCNLRCTYCMPEEGLQWLAKPDLLTDEEIVRLVTVAVRDLGVREVRFTGGEPLLRPGLVGIVAACAELEPRPELSLTTNGIGLARTATALRQAGLDRVNVSLDTLDADTFFTLTRRKRHQDVLDGLAAAEAAGLTPVKLNAVLMRGVNDHEAADLLDWCLQHGYELRFIEQMPLDAQHGWDRSSMVTAEEILGRLQDRFSLTPEPSSVRGAAPAERWLVEGGPASVGVIASVTRPFCRACDRTRLTADGQVRNCLFATGETDLRTALRSGGSDAEIGELWRAAMWGKKAGAGIDNPDFLQPERPMSAIGG
- a CDS encoding DUF3099 domain-containing protein, with the protein product MGKSGQVFRITGARSSLSEDVRGRQRRYVISMLVRTACVVLAVVMWDIQRYVAYVALVGGVLLPYFAVLLANAGREKAPGLPSTFAVPAQTPLMLGPGGTGGGGAPAEE
- a CDS encoding RNA 2'-phosphotransferase — protein: MDEKRTVKTSKTLSRILRHDPGSAGITLDEAGWVRVDTLLAALARRGTRLSRAELDHVVETNNKRRFAYSEDGLSIRASQGHSVAVDLGLAATEPPPVLYHGTTGRALDAILQEGLRPMSRQDVHLSADTETAVRVGSRHGRPVVLVVDAAAMSAAGHVFRVSANGVWLTDTVAPEYLTLQAS
- a CDS encoding TldD/PmbA family protein — protein: MTAIHPNVIQPHELVERALELSRADGCVVIADEESTANLRWAGNALTTNGVTRGRRLTVIATVDGAQGTASGVVAREAVTLDEVESLVRAAEEAARGAEPAEDAQPLVEARPSSPDFTSAPSETSIEVFAEFAPALGEAFARARAAGQLLYGFARHEVTSSYLGTSTGLRLRHDQPTGSVEINAKTADLSGSAWAGAATRDFQDVDVAALHTQLTQRLAWGQKRIDLPAGRYETLLPPTAVADLLIYLSWSSGGRDAAEGKTVFSKPGGGTRVGEKLSPLPLTLRSDPAEAGLQAAPFVLTHSSGEDSSVFDNGLPLTATDWIRDGELANLLTTRHSAGLTGLPLTPPVDNLVLETADQAAAPTLDEMIARTERGLLLTCLWYIREVDPATLLLTGLTRDGVYLVENGEVVGAVNNFRFNESPVDLLGRITEVGRTEQCLPREWGDWFTRTAMPPVRVADFNMSSVSQAS
- a CDS encoding TldD/PmbA family protein — translated: MPPTSSAGTPRGRAVDPQFLAYPLHALAEAALGRAKQLGAAHADFRLERVRSASWRLRDGRPSGSSDSVQLGFAVRVLLDGAWGFAAGVDLTADAAARVAEQAVAVARLSGGISRAAGSADVVELAEEPVHADATWVSSYEVNPFDVPDAEKTALLADWSNRLLAADGVSHVSANLLTVQENKFYADTSGTVTTQQRVRLHPHLEATSVDERTGAFDSMRTIAPPVGRGWEYLLGTGWNWDAELAELPELLAEKMKAPSVEAGRYDLVIDPSNLWLTIHESIGHATELDRALGYEAAYAGTSFATFDKLGSLRYGSELMHVTGDRTAEHGLSTIGYDDEGVATQSWDLVKDGVLVGYQLDRAMAKQKGFGRSNGCAFADSPAHVPVQRMANVSLQPVAGGPDTEGLFEGVEKGLYIVGDRSWSIDMQRYNFQFTGQRAYAIRNGRLAGQVKDFAYQATTTDFWGSMSAVGGPQTYVLGGAFNCGKAQPGQVAAVSHGCPSALFRNVNVLNTQQEAGH
- a CDS encoding MBL fold metallo-hydrolase, whose translation is MSEAHQSTGSPKRLLALTALAAAAGTVAWSLRDLPAAFGRRPDGTDPRIRNSPQYRDGVFHNAPSALAQEPQNPPQVDRSTVRKMLFEREGRTPVRPVPVVRPEGGPQRPAAEGIEIVWYGHASALVEIEGSRVLIDPIWSDRCSPVAHVGPKRLHPAPVELEELPQVDVVLISHDHYDHLDMATVKRLVTTQSAPFAVPLGIGGHLSRWGVPEHRIIELDWDETCTLGELTLTLTSAHHFSGRSTTRNTTLWGSWVIAGPNRKIYYTGDSGYFEGYAAIGEKHGPFDAALVQIGAYNEAWADIHMTPEDAVRAHLDLRAELLVPVHWCTFNLALHPWAEPIERLLAEAKAQAVPLAVPRPGQRVDVDNPPELDGWWEDVA
- the fabG gene encoding 3-oxoacyl-[acyl-carrier-protein] reductase encodes the protein MSRSVLVTGGNRGIGLAIALAFAEAGDKVAITSRLGEVPAELAKYEVTAVRCDINDSEQVDAAFTEIEAKQGAVEVLVCNAGITKDTLLLRMSEQDFTSVVDTNLTGTFRVVKRASAKMLRARKGRIVLISSVVGLLGSPGQANYAASKAGLVGFARSLARELGSRNITVNVVAPGFVDTDMTAVLTEERRKEIVAGVPLGRYAAPAEIASAVRFLSSDEAAYITGAVIPVDGGLGMGH
- the fabI gene encoding enoyl-ACP reductase FabI, translating into MSGILEGKRILITGVLMESSIAFHTAKLAQEQGAEIILTAFPRPSLTERIAKKLPKPVKVLELDVSSEEQLAGIADQVREHLPTLDGIVHSIGFAPQDALGGNFLNTPWESVATAMQVSAFSLKSLTMALLPLMQDGGSVVGLTFDAQFAWPKYDWMGPAKAALEATSRYLARDLGERNIRCNLISAGPIGSMAAKSIPGFGDLAATWDARSPLKWDLSDPEPAGRGVVALLSDWFPKTTGEIIHVDGGLHAIGA
- a CDS encoding FadR/GntR family transcriptional regulator, which produces MALSTTRRTPLSDQVIAQLRAQITSGEWPVGSRIPTESELVEQLGVARNTVREAVRALAHNGLLDIRQGSGTYVLATSELAGVMHRRFADADQEQVAELRSMLETSAAGLAATRRTERDLELLATALARREAAWSAGDPEDFVQADAAFHQAVVAAAHNDVIAAVYADLGEVLRAHLRHDVGSELIAERYVGHDGILDAVRAGDAARASVEAGRAIGAC
- a CDS encoding CynX/NimT family MFS transporter, which translates into the protein MSTAADTATHRTEARPAAPQPAANRGKYLAWLLAVAIAAAAFNLRPVVTSLGPMLDQVRADLGMSATVAGLLTAVPSLCFAVFGLAAPALARRVGPIAVVTAGLGAITLGVLARSFAGGTAVFLLLTAVALAGVAVSNVLIPVVIKRYFPDRVGPMIGLYSMALSAGTALAAAATVPLTTALGGSWREGLGVWGLLAAATLVLWLVTLFLRRERSEGSVARATAKLPILRSRTAWALAVFLGLQATSAYATMGWLPKIYQDAGVSAGASGVLLALVMAISVPVSFILPNLAARRGDQRIFVVVLGLCGIAGYTGLALAAGTASWLWACLVGLSMCAFPLALTMIGLRARTPGGVAQLSAFAQSLGYLISIPGPILIGSLYQSTGGWYLPLGFLALLLVPQMVFGLRAALSRHIEDEVVQAQVKA
- a CDS encoding SGM_5486 family transporter-associated protein; this encodes MPVLEPNPPDGQKKLLQLMGVIAGIVILVAVVAVIARNMG
- a CDS encoding SixA phosphatase family protein, whose translation is MSADTPRRIIVLRHAKADWPNHVDDHERPLADRGRHQAPDAGRWLADSGIHPDYVLCSTSQRTRETWKLAAHELPKRARKTVYEGRVYDASPGEIITVLQETPDEYTDLLLVGHNPGVLGLTQVLAGDEGDADALNRLRLGGFPTAAIAVLGFTGPWKSVEPGVAKLEAFHTPQE